The following coding sequences are from one Rhipicephalus microplus isolate Deutch F79 chromosome 3, USDA_Rmic, whole genome shotgun sequence window:
- the LOC142803502 gene encoding uncharacterized protein LOC142803502 yields the protein MNTLTIAAVACAILATASAGNVGLVYGHNYGGYGLGYGGYGLGYGLGGGYGATGVGSSVAILSGGPAFTKAVAGPAFLVKTVHHVNKLHNGGALIAHSGLGSGYGGYGGYGYGGYGYKW from the exons ATGAATACACTG ACTATTGCAGCTGTCGCCTGCGCCATCCTCGCCACTGCTTCAGCCGGTAACGTTGGCCTTGTCTACGGTCATAACTACGGAGGCTACGGTCTTGGGTATGGAGGCTATGGTCTCGGCTATGGGCTCGGGGGTGGCTACGGTGCCACCGGCGTCGGCAGCAGTGTGGCGATTCTGAGCGGGGGGCCTGCTTTCACGAAGGCCGTAGCTGGACCGGCCTTCCTGGTGAAGACGGTGCATCACGTAAACAAGCTGCACAATGGAGGTGCTCTGATCGCCCACTCCGGCCTCGGCAGCGGTTACGGTGGCTACGGAGGATATGGATATGGAGGTTACGGTTACAAGTGGTAA